A window of Apium graveolens cultivar Ventura chromosome 8, ASM990537v1, whole genome shotgun sequence contains these coding sequences:
- the LOC141676893 gene encoding putative leucine-rich repeat receptor-like protein kinase At5g49770 isoform X1, translating to MLSELNYLSLSGNSLSGELPYQIGLLSKLTYLSLWGNNLSGKLPYQIGLLLKLMYLSLSGNNVGGKLTCQIGMLSELNYLSLWGNNLSGELPYQIGMLSKLNYLSLRGNSLSGKLPSSLSNLTQLHVLDVSYNQLSGFIPNELGNLSNLAYLYLGENDLSGSIPSELGNLSNLEELYLQKNRLTGRIPSALGSSTKLKNMYLSDNQLSGSFDLHDANLTHLVTLDVSRNSLTGSVPAFKCSSLRYLSLSDNLLSGNIPNELGNCYLLSKLRLDNNNLTGSIPKKFRCSIHLTFLNLSHNHLSVALPPINYPYYPNSCKLTSNRRKSVYFILCIALSVTVGLFLLILASVFVFRQKTRENLNKMAVQNGDIFTIWNFDGNLAYEDIIRATNNFDIRNCIGTGGYGSVYEARLPNKTIVALKKLHRLEAEDPSFDRSFRNEVHILSNIRHKNIVKLYGFCLHNRCMFLVYEYMEKGSLFCALRDDAHAMELDWTKRVEIVKGIAHALSYMHNDCNPPIVHRDISSNNILLNSKMEAFVADFGASRFLDPDSSHQTMVAGTYGYIAPELAYTMVATEKCDVYSFGVVALEIIMGSHPGDFLLSFSSPRCSESKMMLNELLDTRLPLPTRNQEHDIILVLKQVFTCLRSNPKFRPSMITLSREFSQTQKLLTTNSIYATSVEQLCKFPAVSNRKSTTDTILV from the exons ATGCTTTCAGAACTCAACTATCTTTCACTCTCGGGAAACAGTCTAAGTGGTGAGTTACCTTACCAAATTGGATTgctttcaaaactcacttatcTTTCACTCTGGGGGAACAATCTCAGTGGTAAGTTACCTTACCAAATTGGATTGCTATTAAAGCTCATGTATCTCTCACTCTCGGGAAACAATGTAGGTGGTAAGTTAACTTGCCAAATAGGAATGCTTTCAGAACTCAATTATCTTTCACTCTGGGGGAACAATCTAAGTGGTGAGTTACCTTACCAAATTGGAATGCTTTCGAAACTCAACTATCTCTCACTCAGAGGAAACTCTCTCAGTGGTAAGTTACCTTCTTCCCTCAGTAATCTCACTCAACTACATGTTCTTGATGTATCTTATAATCAACTCAGTGGATTCATTCCCAATGAACTTGGAAACCTGAGTAATTTGGCATATTTATATCTTGGAGAAAATGATCTCAGTGGTTCCATTCCCAGCGAATTAGGAAACCTGAGTAATTTGGAAGAATTATACCTTCAGAAAAACAGACTCACAGGAAGAATCCCATCAGCTTTAGGCTCCTCGACCAAACTCAAAAATATGTACCTTAGTGATAATCAATTAAGTGGCTCTTTTGATTTACATGATGCTAATCTCACTCATCTGGTAACACTTGATGTGTCTCGTAATTCTCTCACTGGCTCCGTTCCTGCTTTTAAGTGCAGCAGTCTGCGATACCTGAGCCTCTCTGACAATTTGCTAAGTGGGAACATTCCAAATGAACTTGGGAATTGTTATTTATTGAGCAAATTGAGATTGGACAATAACAATTTGACCGGAAGCATACCTAAAAAATTTCGTTGTTCTATACATTTAACTTTTCTGAACCTCTCTCACAACCATCTTTCAGTCGCACTCCCACCCATCAACTATCCATATTATCCCAACTCATGTAAATTGACCTCCAACAGAAGAAAGTCAGTCTATTTTATCCTTTGTATAGCTCTTTCTGTTACCGTCGGCCTTTTCTTATTGATACTAGCCTCTGTGTTTGTTTTTCGCCAAAAAACTAGAGAAAATCTGAACAAAATGGCTGTgcaaaatggtgatatttttacAATCTGGAACTTTGATGGAAACCTTGCATATGAGGACATTATAAGAGCAACAAATAATTTTGACATTAGAAACTGCATAGGAACCGGAGGCTATGGCAGTGTATATGAAGCTAGGTTGCCAAACAAAACAATTGTCGCGCTAAAGAAACTTCACCGACTGGAAGCAGAGGACCCAAGTTTTGATAGAAGCTTCAGGAATGAGGTGCACATCTTGTCAAATATAAGACACAAGAACATCGTGAAGCTCTATGGTTTCTGCTTGCACAATCGATGCATGTTTCTAGTTTACGAGTACATGGAGAAGGGAAGTTTATTTTGTGCTTTGAGAGATGATGCCCATGCCATGGAATTAGATTGGACTAAGAGGGTGGAAATTGTGAAAGGAATAGCACATGCTCTATCTTACATGCACAATGACTGCAATCCACCTATAGTTCATCGCGACATATCAAGTAATAACATACTTTTGAACTCTAAAATGGAGGCATTTGTCGCTGACTTTGGCGCATCAAGGTTTCTAGACCCTGACTCATCCCATCAAACTATGGTTGCAGGCACTTATGGTTATATTGCTCCAG AGCTTGCGTATACAATGGTTGCAACTGAAAAATGTGATGTGTATAGTTTTGGAGTGGTGGCCCTAGAAATTATTATGGGAAGCCATCCAGGGGACTTCCTCTTGTCATTCTCATCTCCCAGATGCAGTGAGAGTAAAATGATGCTGAATGAGCTATTGGACACACGCCTCCCCCTCCCCACAAGAAATCAAGAACATGATATAATTCTTGTTTTAAAGCAAGTATTCACATGTTTGCGCTCCAATCCCAAATTCCGGCCATCTATGATTACTCTGTCACGGGAATTTTCACAAACTCAGAAGCTGTTGACTACAAATTCTATCTACGCCACTTCTGTTGAACAACTTTGCAAATTTCCAGCAGTTTCTAATAGAAAGTCGACAACTGACACGATTCTTGTTTAA
- the LOC141676893 gene encoding uncharacterized protein LOC141676893 isoform X2 codes for MLSELNYLSLSGNSLSGELPYQIGLLSKLTYLSLWGNNLSGKLPYQIGLLLKLMYLSLSGNNVGGKLTCQIGMLSELNYLSLWGNNLSGELPYQIGMLSKLNYLSLRGNSLSGKLPSSLSNLTQLHVLDVSYNQLSGFIPNELGNLSNLAYLYLGENDLSGSIPSELGNLSNLEELYLQKNRLTGRIPSALGSSTKLKNMYLSDNQLSGSFDLHDANLTHLVTLDVSRNSLTGSVPAFKCSSLRYLSLSDNLLSGNIPNELGNCYLLSKLRLDNNNLTGSIPKKFRCSIHLTFLNLSHNHLSVALPPINYPYYPNSCKLTSNRRKSVYFILCIALSVTVGLFLLILASVFVFRQKTRENLNKMAVQNGDIFTIWNFDGNLAYEDIIRATNNFDIRNCIGTGGYGSVYEARLPNKTIVALKKLHRLEAEDPSFDRSFRNEVHILSNIRHKNIVKLYGFCLHNRCMFLVYEYMEKGSLFCALRDDAHAMELDWTKRVEIVKGIAHALSYMHNDCNPPIVHRDISSNNILLNSKMEAFVADFGASRFLDPDSSHQTMVAGTYGYIAPGYHFLTCLNFNLYIACVYNGCN; via the exons ATGCTTTCAGAACTCAACTATCTTTCACTCTCGGGAAACAGTCTAAGTGGTGAGTTACCTTACCAAATTGGATTgctttcaaaactcacttatcTTTCACTCTGGGGGAACAATCTCAGTGGTAAGTTACCTTACCAAATTGGATTGCTATTAAAGCTCATGTATCTCTCACTCTCGGGAAACAATGTAGGTGGTAAGTTAACTTGCCAAATAGGAATGCTTTCAGAACTCAATTATCTTTCACTCTGGGGGAACAATCTAAGTGGTGAGTTACCTTACCAAATTGGAATGCTTTCGAAACTCAACTATCTCTCACTCAGAGGAAACTCTCTCAGTGGTAAGTTACCTTCTTCCCTCAGTAATCTCACTCAACTACATGTTCTTGATGTATCTTATAATCAACTCAGTGGATTCATTCCCAATGAACTTGGAAACCTGAGTAATTTGGCATATTTATATCTTGGAGAAAATGATCTCAGTGGTTCCATTCCCAGCGAATTAGGAAACCTGAGTAATTTGGAAGAATTATACCTTCAGAAAAACAGACTCACAGGAAGAATCCCATCAGCTTTAGGCTCCTCGACCAAACTCAAAAATATGTACCTTAGTGATAATCAATTAAGTGGCTCTTTTGATTTACATGATGCTAATCTCACTCATCTGGTAACACTTGATGTGTCTCGTAATTCTCTCACTGGCTCCGTTCCTGCTTTTAAGTGCAGCAGTCTGCGATACCTGAGCCTCTCTGACAATTTGCTAAGTGGGAACATTCCAAATGAACTTGGGAATTGTTATTTATTGAGCAAATTGAGATTGGACAATAACAATTTGACCGGAAGCATACCTAAAAAATTTCGTTGTTCTATACATTTAACTTTTCTGAACCTCTCTCACAACCATCTTTCAGTCGCACTCCCACCCATCAACTATCCATATTATCCCAACTCATGTAAATTGACCTCCAACAGAAGAAAGTCAGTCTATTTTATCCTTTGTATAGCTCTTTCTGTTACCGTCGGCCTTTTCTTATTGATACTAGCCTCTGTGTTTGTTTTTCGCCAAAAAACTAGAGAAAATCTGAACAAAATGGCTGTgcaaaatggtgatatttttacAATCTGGAACTTTGATGGAAACCTTGCATATGAGGACATTATAAGAGCAACAAATAATTTTGACATTAGAAACTGCATAGGAACCGGAGGCTATGGCAGTGTATATGAAGCTAGGTTGCCAAACAAAACAATTGTCGCGCTAAAGAAACTTCACCGACTGGAAGCAGAGGACCCAAGTTTTGATAGAAGCTTCAGGAATGAGGTGCACATCTTGTCAAATATAAGACACAAGAACATCGTGAAGCTCTATGGTTTCTGCTTGCACAATCGATGCATGTTTCTAGTTTACGAGTACATGGAGAAGGGAAGTTTATTTTGTGCTTTGAGAGATGATGCCCATGCCATGGAATTAGATTGGACTAAGAGGGTGGAAATTGTGAAAGGAATAGCACATGCTCTATCTTACATGCACAATGACTGCAATCCACCTATAGTTCATCGCGACATATCAAGTAATAACATACTTTTGAACTCTAAAATGGAGGCATTTGTCGCTGACTTTGGCGCATCAAGGTTTCTAGACCCTGACTCATCCCATCAAACTATGGTTGCAGGCACTTATGGTTATATTGCTCCAGGTTATCACTTCCTAACATGCCTCAATTTTAATTTATACAT AGCTTGCGTATACAATGGTTGCAACTGA
- the LOC141676893 gene encoding MDIS1-interacting receptor like kinase 2-like isoform X3, producing the protein MLSELNYLSLSGNSLSGELPYQIGLLSKLTYLSLWGNNLSGKLPYQIGLLLKLMYLSLSGNNVGGKLTCQIGMLSELNYLSLWGNNLSGELPYQIGMLSKLNYLSLRGNSLSGTGGYGSVYEARLPNKTIVALKKLHRLEAEDPSFDRSFRNEVHILSNIRHKNIVKLYGFCLHNRCMFLVYEYMEKGSLFCALRDDAHAMELDWTKRVEIVKGIAHALSYMHNDCNPPIVHRDISSNNILLNSKMEAFVADFGASRFLDPDSSHQTMVAGTYGYIAPELAYTMVATEKCDVYSFGVVALEIIMGSHPGDFLLSFSSPRCSESKMMLNELLDTRLPLPTRNQEHDIILVLKQVFTCLRSNPKFRPSMITLSREFSQTQKLLTTNSIYATSVEQLCKFPAVSNRKSTTDTILV; encoded by the exons ATGCTTTCAGAACTCAACTATCTTTCACTCTCGGGAAACAGTCTAAGTGGTGAGTTACCTTACCAAATTGGATTgctttcaaaactcacttatcTTTCACTCTGGGGGAACAATCTCAGTGGTAAGTTACCTTACCAAATTGGATTGCTATTAAAGCTCATGTATCTCTCACTCTCGGGAAACAATGTAGGTGGTAAGTTAACTTGCCAAATAGGAATGCTTTCAGAACTCAATTATCTTTCACTCTGGGGGAACAATCTAAGTGGTGAGTTACCTTACCAAATTGGAATGCTTTCGAAACTCAACTATCTCTCACTCAGAGGAAACTCTCTCAGTG GAACCGGAGGCTATGGCAGTGTATATGAAGCTAGGTTGCCAAACAAAACAATTGTCGCGCTAAAGAAACTTCACCGACTGGAAGCAGAGGACCCAAGTTTTGATAGAAGCTTCAGGAATGAGGTGCACATCTTGTCAAATATAAGACACAAGAACATCGTGAAGCTCTATGGTTTCTGCTTGCACAATCGATGCATGTTTCTAGTTTACGAGTACATGGAGAAGGGAAGTTTATTTTGTGCTTTGAGAGATGATGCCCATGCCATGGAATTAGATTGGACTAAGAGGGTGGAAATTGTGAAAGGAATAGCACATGCTCTATCTTACATGCACAATGACTGCAATCCACCTATAGTTCATCGCGACATATCAAGTAATAACATACTTTTGAACTCTAAAATGGAGGCATTTGTCGCTGACTTTGGCGCATCAAGGTTTCTAGACCCTGACTCATCCCATCAAACTATGGTTGCAGGCACTTATGGTTATATTGCTCCAG AGCTTGCGTATACAATGGTTGCAACTGAAAAATGTGATGTGTATAGTTTTGGAGTGGTGGCCCTAGAAATTATTATGGGAAGCCATCCAGGGGACTTCCTCTTGTCATTCTCATCTCCCAGATGCAGTGAGAGTAAAATGATGCTGAATGAGCTATTGGACACACGCCTCCCCCTCCCCACAAGAAATCAAGAACATGATATAATTCTTGTTTTAAAGCAAGTATTCACATGTTTGCGCTCCAATCCCAAATTCCGGCCATCTATGATTACTCTGTCACGGGAATTTTCACAAACTCAGAAGCTGTTGACTACAAATTCTATCTACGCCACTTCTGTTGAACAACTTTGCAAATTTCCAGCAGTTTCTAATAGAAAGTCGACAACTGACACGATTCTTGTTTAA